A genome region from Thermotoga sp. Mc24 includes the following:
- a CDS encoding carbohydrate ABC transporter permease, with protein MILVAIIMFFPILWIIGSSFKPLVEFSSYPPRLFPKNFTLKNYYEVFTNSKLPIYLRNTLILMLGNTVGTLLSSSLVAYPLARMDFKGKKLIFALILATMMVPSYVTIVPQYILFRYFGWLDSFLPIIVPAFFAYPYNVFLFRQFYRTIPKELDEAAKIDGCNEWQIFWKIIVPVSKPIFITIGVLSSIYWWNEFFVPMVFINSEELKPLSVGIYSFSRTTFIVRWDLIMAMATIMIIPPMILFLVAREYITAGIKTTGLK; from the coding sequence ATGATACTGGTTGCCATTATAATGTTTTTCCCAATCCTTTGGATTATTGGTTCTTCCTTTAAGCCACTCGTGGAATTCAGTTCGTATCCCCCAAGGCTGTTTCCAAAAAACTTCACGTTGAAAAATTATTATGAAGTCTTTACAAACAGCAAACTTCCTATTTACTTGCGTAATACGTTGATTCTCATGTTAGGAAATACTGTGGGTACGCTTCTTTCCAGTTCTCTTGTCGCTTATCCTCTGGCACGGATGGATTTTAAAGGGAAAAAGTTAATATTCGCTTTGATACTCGCCACCATGATGGTTCCAAGTTACGTTACGATCGTTCCACAATACATTCTCTTCAGATACTTTGGATGGCTTGATTCTTTCTTACCAATAATAGTTCCTGCCTTTTTTGCTTATCCATATAATGTGTTTCTTTTCAGACAGTTTTATAGAACGATTCCCAAAGAACTGGATGAAGCGGCTAAAATTGATGGTTGTAATGAATGGCAGATTTTTTGGAAAATAATAGTGCCCGTTTCTAAGCCCATCTTTATAACCATAGGTGTCCTTTCTTCCATATACTGGTGGAACGAATTTTTCGTCCCTATGGTTTTCATCAACTCGGAAGAACTGAAACCCCTGAGTGTGGGTATTTACAGTTTCTCGAGAACAACTTTCATTGTTCGATGGGATTTAATAATGGCAATGGCAACGATCATGATAATACCACCAATGATTCTCTTCCTTGTGGCTCGTGAATACATAACGGCAGGAATAAAAACAACGGGATTAAAATAA
- a CDS encoding carbohydrate ABC transporter permease, which yields MFRSGSDFWIVLRFTLLYTFLSVVVSVGWALFTALLLNQRVKGAKIFSFFYFVPAVVPMIALTFAFQLIFNKELGVMNYLLTLLGIKNTPNWLMDPHYVTWLVAILNIYTFYTGQMMLIFDSALKEVPKELYEAAEIDGAGPFTRFFRITLPAISPILLFNLVTATINSLSASFTLIYPLTGGGPGKVTQAISLDIYYNAFKTFRLGYASAEAVILFIISAIVSLLMFVLSKKWVYYEV from the coding sequence ATGTTCCGAAGTGGCTCAGATTTTTGGATAGTTCTAAGGTTTACACTTTTATATACATTCCTTTCCGTTGTAGTATCTGTTGGTTGGGCTCTCTTTACTGCTCTTCTTCTGAACCAAAGGGTAAAGGGTGCAAAAATATTCAGCTTCTTTTATTTTGTCCCAGCGGTTGTTCCGATGATTGCTCTGACTTTCGCTTTTCAGTTGATTTTCAACAAGGAATTAGGAGTGATGAATTACCTATTGACATTATTGGGAATAAAAAACACCCCAAACTGGCTGATGGATCCACATTATGTAACATGGCTGGTAGCTATTCTGAATATTTACACCTTTTATACTGGTCAAATGATGTTGATATTTGATAGTGCTTTGAAAGAAGTTCCTAAGGAGCTCTATGAAGCAGCGGAAATAGACGGTGCAGGACCTTTCACTCGATTTTTTAGAATCACACTGCCTGCGATATCTCCCATTCTTCTCTTTAACCTGGTCACCGCTACGATAAACTCTCTGAGTGCTTCATTCACACTTATTTATCCTCTCACTGGAGGAGGGCCAGGGAAAGTTACCCAAGCAATAAGTCTGGATATCTACTACAACGCTTTTAAGACGTTCAGATTGGGTTATGCAAGTGCAGAAGCAGTAATATTGTTCATTATTTCCGCAATTGTTTCATTGTTGATGTTCGTACTGTCGAAGAAATGGGTCTATTATGAAGTTTGA
- a CDS encoding ABC transporter substrate-binding protein → MRKLLLFVILLVGFVLTVLAGDTIVIRYAHWNALPPDPYNYVKAFEEKYPNIKVEFIQIPEAEYSQKLRTMALAGNAPDVLCLWEADMADFAKAGWIIPLDDYIKQSKELSLDDFIPAVKQLMELQGHLYGLPWCFATEIMYYNKDLFDKAGIPYPNENWTWKDFEEAAKKLTVVENGKVVQYGCDAISFQGLWYSLIGTFGDKIVDEKGRFAIGEGARKFLKWWYDLTNKYKVVAPPQVSTSGVVSADLFMAGKAAMAFNGSWMTSVYKDITDFNWDIAPIPKGVRHYSTLHTGFFAINAKSKVKDAAWKFIEFCMSEEGQKLINTAYSNPSARVSILKKGYYKVEGPKGPRNWDAIEKTAEFAEWGYTLLPPGLTFDLVKDFNAAILGQISVDEVIERAIEKAKDILGEDRVATE, encoded by the coding sequence ATGAGGAAATTACTTTTATTTGTGATCCTTTTGGTGGGGTTTGTTTTAACAGTTCTAGCAGGTGACACAATAGTCATTCGCTATGCTCACTGGAACGCTCTACCGCCAGATCCATACAATTATGTGAAGGCTTTTGAAGAAAAGTATCCTAACATCAAAGTAGAATTCATACAAATACCTGAAGCTGAGTATTCCCAGAAACTTAGAACCATGGCGCTTGCAGGAAATGCTCCTGATGTTCTTTGCCTTTGGGAAGCTGATATGGCAGACTTTGCAAAGGCAGGTTGGATAATTCCTCTTGACGATTACATCAAACAGAGCAAAGAATTGAGCCTGGACGATTTTATACCCGCGGTTAAGCAACTGATGGAATTGCAGGGACATCTTTATGGTTTACCGTGGTGTTTTGCAACAGAAATTATGTACTACAACAAGGATTTGTTCGACAAGGCAGGAATACCGTATCCAAATGAGAACTGGACTTGGAAAGATTTTGAGGAAGCTGCAAAAAAGTTGACAGTTGTTGAGAATGGAAAAGTTGTGCAATATGGATGCGATGCCATAAGTTTCCAGGGACTGTGGTACTCATTAATAGGGACATTCGGAGACAAAATAGTGGATGAGAAAGGAAGGTTCGCTATTGGAGAAGGTGCTAGGAAGTTTTTGAAATGGTGGTATGACTTAACAAACAAGTACAAAGTGGTAGCTCCTCCGCAGGTTTCCACATCTGGTGTTGTATCTGCTGACCTTTTCATGGCAGGAAAAGCCGCAATGGCTTTCAATGGAAGTTGGATGACATCGGTTTACAAGGATATTACCGACTTCAACTGGGATATAGCTCCTATTCCTAAGGGTGTGAGGCATTATTCAACACTTCATACGGGCTTCTTTGCCATCAATGCAAAAAGTAAAGTAAAGGATGCAGCGTGGAAATTCATAGAATTCTGTATGAGTGAAGAGGGGCAGAAGCTGATCAATACAGCTTATAGTAACCCATCAGCTCGTGTTTCTATCCTTAAGAAGGGTTATTACAAAGTTGAAGGGCCGAAAGGGCCTCGAAATTGGGATGCTATAGAAAAAACAGCGGAGTTTGCAGAATGGGGATACACACTGTTACCTCCTGGACTGACTTTTGATTTAGTAAAAGATTTCAATGCCGCAATTCTTGGCCAAATTTCCGTTGATGAAGTTATTGAAAGAGCTATAGAAAAGGCAAAAGATATTTTAGGGGAAGACAGAGTGGCAACAGAATAA
- a CDS encoding glycoside hydrolase family 127 protein: MSKIVEVSKSPYAKLKTIPVGSVRVNGFMGKYFETLVNVTLPTQYDLLENTGRLDNFRIAAGKMEGSYKTFFPFDDTDVYKWAEAVSFALANRKLPELEKILDSVIEEVKAAQDEDGYLGTYLSGERKKERWTNLAWNHELYNAGHLIQAAVAHRRVTGKNTLFEVAKRFADHIYSTFGPEKKEGAPGHPEVEMALVELYRETGDRKYLDLARYFIYARGKGLASVPRNPGPEYFIDHKPFVELEEITGHAVRALYLCSGATDLYLETGDEKIWQALNKLWENFVTKKMYITGGAGSRHDWESFGEEYELPNRRSYAESCASIANFMWNFRMLLATGEGRFADVMEQVLYNGLLSGISLDGKHYFYFNPLEDLGRTRRQKWFDCACCPPNLARFIASFPGYMYTTSDDGVQVHLYEKSTARLDFKGSVVEIEQETDYPWSGEVTFTVETDIEEPFSIYLRIPSWADDFVLRVDGKAVIAKPQNGYVKLNQSWKGKHTVELSLPMKAVFIEAHPFVRDDLGKIAVKRGPVVYCIEQADNPDFHVWTLVLNSESLKEEKRKILDKEAVFLKGTGRALDISEWEGKLYRKLSEVREKTVEFTLIPYHMWANREPGAMAVWLKKE, from the coding sequence ATGTCCAAAATCGTAGAAGTTTCCAAAAGTCCCTACGCAAAGCTCAAAACGATACCTGTTGGTTCTGTGAGGGTAAATGGATTCATGGGTAAATATTTTGAAACTCTCGTCAACGTAACCCTTCCCACACAGTACGATCTTCTGGAGAACACAGGAAGGCTCGACAACTTCAGAATCGCCGCTGGCAAGATGGAAGGATCTTACAAAACATTTTTCCCGTTTGACGACACAGACGTGTACAAATGGGCTGAGGCAGTGTCCTTCGCCTTGGCGAACAGGAAACTGCCAGAACTAGAAAAGATCCTCGACAGCGTGATAGAAGAGGTGAAAGCTGCTCAGGATGAAGACGGTTACCTTGGAACCTATCTTTCTGGAGAGAGAAAAAAAGAGCGATGGACGAACCTTGCGTGGAATCATGAATTGTACAACGCAGGTCATTTGATTCAGGCGGCCGTTGCGCACAGAAGAGTGACAGGAAAGAACACTCTTTTCGAAGTGGCAAAAAGATTCGCAGATCACATCTATAGCACCTTCGGCCCTGAGAAGAAAGAGGGAGCACCCGGGCATCCTGAAGTGGAGATGGCCCTTGTGGAGCTCTACAGAGAAACAGGAGACAGAAAATATCTGGACCTTGCAAGGTACTTCATTTACGCACGTGGAAAAGGGCTTGCCAGCGTTCCCAGAAATCCAGGGCCGGAGTATTTCATCGATCACAAACCTTTTGTGGAACTGGAGGAGATCACAGGCCATGCAGTGAGGGCTCTGTATCTCTGCTCTGGTGCCACCGATCTTTATCTTGAAACAGGTGATGAAAAGATCTGGCAGGCTCTCAACAAACTCTGGGAGAATTTTGTGACGAAGAAGATGTATATCACAGGAGGGGCGGGTTCCAGGCACGACTGGGAATCCTTCGGAGAAGAGTATGAGCTTCCAAACAGAAGATCCTACGCTGAGTCCTGTGCCTCGATAGCGAATTTCATGTGGAACTTCAGGATGCTTCTTGCAACGGGTGAAGGGAGATTTGCAGATGTTATGGAACAGGTTCTGTACAACGGACTTCTCTCCGGTATATCCCTCGATGGGAAGCACTACTTCTACTTCAATCCACTTGAAGACCTCGGGAGAACAAGAAGACAGAAATGGTTCGATTGCGCGTGCTGCCCACCAAACCTTGCCAGGTTCATAGCGTCTTTTCCGGGATACATGTACACCACTTCGGACGACGGTGTTCAGGTCCATCTGTACGAGAAAAGTACAGCCAGGCTCGATTTCAAAGGTTCGGTTGTGGAGATAGAACAGGAAACGGACTATCCATGGAGTGGAGAAGTGACCTTCACCGTTGAAACGGATATTGAAGAACCATTCTCCATCTATCTCAGAATTCCTTCCTGGGCAGATGACTTTGTTCTCAGGGTGGACGGAAAAGCGGTGATAGCAAAGCCACAGAACGGTTATGTAAAACTGAACCAGAGCTGGAAAGGGAAACACACAGTGGAACTTTCACTTCCCATGAAAGCGGTGTTTATCGAGGCACACCCGTTCGTGAGAGACGACCTTGGAAAAATTGCAGTGAAAAGAGGTCCCGTTGTCTACTGTATAGAACAAGCAGATAACCCGGATTTCCATGTTTGGACACTGGTGTTGAACTCAGAAAGCCTGAAGGAAGAAAAAAGAAAGATACTGGACAAGGAGGCTGTTTTCCTCAAAGGAACTGGAAGAGCACTGGACATCTCTGAATGGGAGGGGAAACTGTACAGAAAGCTGTCTGAGGTTAGGGAAAAAACGGTAGAGTTCACTCTCATTCCCTACCATATGTGGGCTAACAGAGAACCGGGTGCAATGGCGGTGTGGTTGAAAAAAGAGTGA
- a CDS encoding carbohydrate ABC transporter permease produces MKKILTIVRYILIAICLIFFLFPVYWLVITAFKPSDEWFTMPPRFFPTKPTLANFFGAKETEVFGGTTGSIENIFPYLRNSIVVGVSVALIGTVISALAAYAIARYRVGGPFLAEWIISIRMLPPIVSAVPLYVIFTKLRLINTWWALILSHLVIVVPLGVWLLISFFREIPREIDEAAYVDGATPFQAFFYVVLPLSAPGLAAVAVLSLIQSWGEFLLALVLTNDARAQTLPIFLGRYITGWRVAWGPLSAAGIVTMLPVVVFALVAQRYLIRGLTFGAVKG; encoded by the coding sequence ATGAAAAAAATCCTGACGATTGTGAGATACATCCTGATCGCCATTTGTCTGATATTTTTCCTTTTTCCCGTTTACTGGCTCGTGATCACGGCCTTTAAGCCTTCAGACGAGTGGTTCACCATGCCTCCTAGATTCTTTCCGACAAAGCCCACGCTTGCTAATTTCTTTGGAGCAAAAGAGACAGAAGTTTTCGGTGGAACAACCGGTTCTATTGAGAACATCTTTCCGTACTTGAGAAACAGTATCGTGGTTGGTGTATCTGTAGCACTTATAGGAACGGTAATCAGTGCCCTCGCTGCCTATGCTATAGCCCGCTACAGGGTAGGAGGTCCATTCCTGGCGGAGTGGATCATCTCCATCAGAATGCTCCCACCTATTGTGTCAGCCGTTCCCCTGTACGTGATATTCACAAAACTGAGACTCATCAACACCTGGTGGGCTCTCATTCTGTCACATCTTGTCATAGTTGTGCCTCTCGGGGTCTGGCTTCTTATCAGCTTTTTCAGAGAGATACCAAGGGAGATAGATGAAGCGGCCTATGTAGATGGAGCTACTCCCTTTCAAGCGTTCTTCTATGTGGTTCTTCCGCTCAGTGCTCCAGGACTCGCAGCGGTTGCAGTGCTTTCTCTCATTCAAAGCTGGGGAGAGTTCCTTCTGGCCCTTGTTTTAACGAACGATGCACGTGCTCAAACGCTACCCATTTTCCTTGGAAGATACATCACTGGCTGGAGGGTTGCCTGGGGACCTCTTTCGGCTGCAGGAATCGTCACAATGCTTCCCGTTGTGGTCTTTGCTCTTGTTGCCCAGAGGTATCTAATCAGAGGCCTCACCTTCGGAGCGGTGAAAGGATAG
- a CDS encoding carbohydrate ABC transporter permease, with product MRKRIVPWLMVLPVLALFLAMTIYPFGFMIWASFRDYDLSKSAETHFIGLSNYFQIFRDSTAIESMKFTAKLLAIAVPVELVLGVLIAFLIRGVKGEKIIRSSLLIPMMIPPAVSGVAWKMLYNFAFGPVNWFLSLFGVPKISWLGDPFYAQLGIIIIDVWQWTPFIFLMIYAGLQSIPQDLIDAARVDGADWGRVFLHVEFPLLRPLILVALVLRIIDCLKTFDIVFMTTWGGPGSATHTYSFYIYKVGISFGWNIGYASALSVLLLIVAIVLVNVVFRLVRMRQQLGFGGEE from the coding sequence ATGAGAAAAAGAATTGTTCCCTGGTTGATGGTCCTTCCCGTTCTCGCTCTTTTCCTTGCAATGACGATCTATCCCTTTGGTTTCATGATCTGGGCTTCTTTCAGAGATTACGATCTTTCAAAGAGTGCGGAGACTCACTTCATTGGTCTTTCGAATTACTTCCAGATTTTCAGAGATTCAACCGCTATCGAATCCATGAAGTTCACCGCTAAACTTCTGGCTATCGCAGTTCCTGTGGAGCTCGTCCTCGGTGTTCTCATCGCTTTTCTGATAAGGGGCGTCAAGGGAGAAAAGATAATCAGGTCTTCTCTCCTTATTCCCATGATGATTCCACCGGCAGTTTCCGGGGTTGCCTGGAAGATGTTGTACAACTTTGCCTTTGGACCGGTGAACTGGTTTTTGTCACTCTTCGGTGTTCCCAAAATTTCGTGGCTTGGAGATCCATTCTATGCACAACTGGGGATCATTATCATAGACGTCTGGCAGTGGACTCCTTTCATTTTTCTCATGATATACGCAGGTCTTCAGTCGATACCTCAGGATCTCATCGACGCAGCCCGAGTGGATGGAGCCGATTGGGGAAGAGTCTTTTTGCACGTGGAGTTTCCTCTTCTAAGACCTTTGATTCTGGTTGCTCTTGTTCTAAGAATCATAGACTGTCTGAAGACCTTCGATATTGTCTTCATGACAACCTGGGGTGGCCCAGGATCTGCGACCCACACCTACAGTTTCTACATCTACAAGGTAGGTATTTCTTTTGGATGGAACATCGGTTACGCCTCTGCGTTGAGTGTTCTGCTATTGATTGTGGCGATAGTCCTCGTGAATGTAGTGTTCAGGCTTGTGAGAATGAGACAACAACTGGGGTTTGGGGGTGAGGAGTGA
- a CDS encoding ABC transporter substrate-binding protein, translating into MKRFLLVIFLIVTSLIFSIKISVLCSPDNADALKWLAQEFMKQNPDIQVEIVPLSWEVLYPKLLQDLRSQAGSFDAFTYDVMTTGAVSFGLVDLGEFMKQHPELVPEDYDLNDFIPQVLEESGKWKGKLIGLPFYNNTMLFYYRKDLFEDPRIKQAFKERYGRELTLPTTWEEVVEIAEFFTKKYNKSSPTDYGIALMFPRTHTLFYMYLLFFGEYRNAPLGIMKHGTADLEFGEYFTADHKPAFNSEEGLKALEMMKKLMPYSPDPLGSDYGETIEYFNQGLVAMVPQWTGPYLIFKSTLGEDKVGIIPMSGRSVSGQWALGINKFIPEEKKLAAFKFIIFATSKWADKNKFLRFAVAPARISTLQDPEVRAADPRVPALEVTYVSQTHRPRIPEEPRLEDITVETFSKILSGELPLSMETLNDLAKKWEEILGK; encoded by the coding sequence ATGAAGAGATTTTTACTGGTGATCTTTCTCATCGTCACCTCGTTGATCTTCTCAATCAAGATCTCCGTTCTCTGCTCCCCAGACAACGCGGACGCCCTGAAGTGGCTTGCCCAGGAGTTCATGAAACAGAATCCCGACATTCAGGTTGAAATCGTACCTCTTTCGTGGGAAGTACTTTATCCGAAGCTGCTGCAGGATCTCAGATCTCAGGCTGGATCGTTCGACGCTTTCACTTACGATGTGATGACCACTGGAGCCGTCTCTTTCGGACTGGTTGACCTTGGAGAGTTCATGAAACAACATCCAGAACTTGTTCCAGAAGATTACGATTTGAACGATTTTATCCCACAGGTTCTGGAAGAATCTGGAAAGTGGAAGGGAAAACTCATCGGGCTTCCGTTCTACAACAACACAATGCTCTTCTATTACAGAAAAGATCTCTTTGAAGATCCAAGGATAAAACAAGCGTTCAAGGAAAGATACGGTAGAGAACTCACCCTCCCGACCACCTGGGAAGAAGTTGTGGAAATAGCAGAATTCTTCACCAAAAAATACAACAAGAGCTCTCCAACAGACTACGGAATCGCCCTCATGTTCCCGAGAACCCACACACTCTTCTACATGTATCTGCTGTTTTTCGGTGAGTACAGGAACGCACCACTCGGTATTATGAAGCATGGAACCGCGGATCTTGAATTCGGTGAATACTTCACAGCGGATCACAAACCAGCCTTCAACAGTGAGGAAGGATTGAAAGCGCTCGAAATGATGAAAAAACTCATGCCTTACAGTCCAGATCCGCTCGGCTCTGATTACGGTGAAACGATCGAGTACTTCAACCAGGGACTCGTTGCTATGGTACCTCAATGGACGGGACCGTATCTGATCTTCAAGAGCACCCTCGGTGAAGATAAAGTCGGGATCATTCCCATGTCGGGTCGATCCGTGAGTGGTCAATGGGCACTCGGCATCAACAAATTTATACCTGAGGAAAAGAAACTCGCTGCGTTCAAATTCATCATTTTCGCCACCAGCAAATGGGCTGACAAGAACAAGTTCCTGAGATTCGCCGTCGCTCCTGCCAGAATCTCAACACTCCAGGATCCCGAGGTGAGGGCCGCTGATCCGAGAGTTCCCGCCCTCGAGGTAACGTACGTTTCTCAGACCCACAGGCCAAGGATTCCAGAGGAACCAAGACTCGAAGACATCACTGTTGAGACCTTCTCCAAGATCCTCTCTGGAGAACTCCCGCTCTCCATGGAAACGCTGAACGATCTCGCAAAGAAATGGGAAGAGATTCTTGGAAAATAA
- the araA gene encoding L-arabinose isomerase → MIDLKQYEFWFLVGSQYLYGLETLKKVEQQASKIVDSLNDDPIFPSKIVLKPVLKSSSEITEIFEKANADPKCAGVIVWMHTFSPSKMWIRGLSINKKPLLHLHTQYNREIPWDTIDMDYMNLNQSAHGDREHGFIHARMRLPRKVVVGHWEEKEVREKIAKWMRVACAIQDGRMGQIVRFGDNMREVASTEGDKVEAQIKLGWSINTWGVGELAERVKAVPEREVEELLKEYREKYIMPEDEYSLKAIREQAKIEIALREFLKEKNAVGFTTTFEDLHDLPQLPGLAVQRLMEEGYGFGAEGDWKAAGLVRAIKVMGTSLPGGTSFMEDYTYHLTPGNELVLGAHMLEVCPTIAKEKPRIEVHPLSIGGKADPARLVFDGQEGPAVNASIVDMGNRFRLVVNKVLSVPIERKMPKLPTARVLWKPLPDFKRATTAWILAGGSHHTAFSTAIDVEYLIDWAEALEIEYVVIDENLDLEDFKKELRWNELYWGLLKR, encoded by the coding sequence ATGATAGATCTCAAGCAGTACGAGTTCTGGTTTCTCGTTGGAAGTCAGTATCTTTACGGTCTGGAAACCCTGAAAAAGGTGGAGCAACAGGCAAGTAAGATCGTGGATTCACTGAACGATGACCCCATCTTCCCTTCAAAGATCGTTTTAAAGCCGGTTTTGAAGAGTTCTTCTGAAATCACGGAAATCTTTGAGAAGGCAAACGCAGACCCCAAATGCGCAGGGGTTATCGTCTGGATGCACACTTTTTCCCCATCGAAGATGTGGATACGGGGACTCTCCATAAACAAAAAACCCCTGCTTCACCTTCACACGCAGTACAACAGAGAGATTCCATGGGATACGATCGATATGGATTACATGAACCTGAACCAGTCCGCACACGGAGACAGAGAGCATGGGTTCATACATGCAAGGATGAGACTTCCAAGGAAAGTTGTGGTGGGACACTGGGAAGAGAAAGAAGTCAGAGAAAAGATCGCAAAGTGGATGAGAGTGGCCTGTGCGATACAGGATGGAAGAATGGGACAGATAGTCAGGTTCGGTGACAACATGAGAGAAGTCGCCAGCACCGAAGGCGACAAAGTAGAAGCACAGATAAAACTCGGCTGGTCCATAAACACTTGGGGAGTTGGAGAACTTGCAGAGAGAGTGAAAGCCGTTCCAGAGCGCGAAGTAGAGGAACTTCTCAAAGAATACAGAGAAAAATACATCATGCCAGAGGATGAATACAGTCTCAAAGCAATAAGAGAGCAGGCGAAAATAGAAATTGCTCTGAGAGAATTTTTGAAAGAAAAGAACGCTGTTGGCTTTACCACCACGTTCGAGGACCTGCACGATCTTCCACAGCTTCCCGGGCTCGCGGTCCAGAGACTCATGGAGGAAGGATACGGTTTTGGTGCAGAAGGTGACTGGAAAGCAGCGGGATTGGTTAGAGCCATCAAGGTAATGGGAACGAGTCTTCCCGGCGGAACTTCTTTTATGGAAGACTACACTTACCACCTCACTCCCGGAAACGAACTCGTTTTAGGGGCTCACATGCTCGAGGTATGTCCAACGATAGCAAAGGAAAAACCACGAATAGAGGTTCACCCTCTCAGCATCGGCGGGAAAGCAGATCCTGCCCGTCTTGTCTTCGATGGTCAGGAAGGACCAGCCGTTAACGCATCGATCGTTGATATGGGCAACAGGTTCAGACTCGTTGTGAACAAGGTTTTATCCGTTCCCATAGAGAGGAAGATGCCAAAACTCCCGACAGCCAGGGTCCTCTGGAAACCGCTGCCTGATTTCAAGAGGGCAACTACTGCATGGATACTCGCTGGAGGATCACACCACACTGCCTTCTCAACAGCCATTGACGTAGAATACCTCATCGACTGGGCGGAGGCATTGGAAATCGAATACGTCGTCATCGATGAGAATTTGGATCTCGAGGACTTCAAAAAAGAACTGAGATGGAACGAACTCTACTGGGGGCTTTTGAAAAGATGA
- a CDS encoding GntR family transcriptional regulator, whose protein sequence is MLPKYRIIEKFLIDEIKSGKYKHGDKLPTEKELMERFDASRETVRKALERLVVKNLVIRKPGLGTFVNIEKKNKVVGILVQQITSYIFPYIALGAEEVLFANGYKMLLGNASEDSHKERQIINEWLEVGVDGLIIDPVYSATKRSNRDLIEDIAKKGTKVVLVHTNWDIEGVGSVVLDDWYGGEKAAEIFYQYGHRNVAVLYKTIHLPSVVRAQAFLKRGRELGFEKVHEKSFHVSEFTGIVMQSAFELLSLPKDQRPTAVFCYNDATALQFFLAAKRMGLSIPEDVSVIGFDDAPIGDFREILTTFEHPKEEVGKKAVEILLKMIDGEKPEKYVFKPKLIMRESVTYPKK, encoded by the coding sequence ATCCTCCCAAAATACAGAATCATCGAAAAATTTCTGATCGACGAAATAAAATCTGGAAAGTATAAGCACGGAGACAAGCTCCCCACTGAAAAGGAGTTAATGGAAAGATTCGACGCTAGTCGGGAAACGGTGAGAAAAGCCCTCGAAAGGTTGGTAGTTAAAAACCTGGTCATCAGAAAGCCAGGACTTGGAACGTTTGTGAACATAGAAAAGAAAAACAAGGTCGTTGGCATTCTTGTCCAACAGATCACAAGTTACATATTTCCATACATAGCACTCGGCGCCGAAGAGGTCTTGTTTGCGAACGGGTACAAGATGCTTCTTGGAAACGCTTCTGAAGACTCCCACAAAGAGAGACAGATAATAAACGAATGGCTGGAAGTAGGTGTGGATGGTCTGATAATAGACCCTGTCTACAGCGCCACCAAACGTTCCAACAGAGATTTGATAGAAGACATAGCAAAAAAAGGCACGAAGGTGGTTTTGGTACACACCAACTGGGATATAGAAGGTGTGGGAAGTGTTGTTCTCGACGACTGGTACGGAGGAGAAAAAGCAGCGGAGATATTTTATCAGTACGGACACAGAAATGTGGCGGTGTTGTATAAAACAATACACCTTCCCAGTGTGGTAAGAGCCCAGGCCTTTCTGAAACGAGGAAGAGAACTCGGTTTCGAAAAAGTCCACGAGAAATCTTTTCATGTTTCGGAGTTCACCGGTATTGTTATGCAGAGTGCTTTTGAGCTTCTATCTTTACCGAAGGATCAGCGTCCAACCGCGGTTTTCTGCTACAATGATGCAACGGCTCTTCAGTTTTTCCTTGCAGCAAAGAGAATGGGTCTGAGTATACCAGAAGACGTTTCTGTCATAGGTTTCGACGATGCTCCCATAGGTGATTTCAGAGAGATTCTGACCACCTTTGAACATCCCAAGGAAGAAGTTGGAAAGAAAGCAGTCGAGATCCTTTTGAAGATGATCGATGGTGAAAAGCCCGAGAAATATGTTTTCAAACCAAAACTCATTATGAGAGAGTCGGTGACGTATCCAAAAAAATGA